Proteins encoded in a region of the Acidimicrobiia bacterium genome:
- the hflX gene encoding GTPase HflX has translation MKFNAENKNKRYHQNRDVKRLTQSETDFDVIVQKAVIVALDWSGVKEDIELSLDELGLLVDTAGAKVIYRETQKLDHPNVATFIGKGKAEELSNYIAANDIDVAVFDSELSPAQQRNLEEILKVDVVDRVGVILDIFALHATTKEGMKQVEVAQLKYLMPRLRGKGTSLSQQGGGIGTRGPGETKLETDRRKITKRLAKLEEDLKKLEKVRSTQRKSREKLPQKRVSIVGYTNAGKSTLLNALSKSDAHVEDRLFATLAPTTRKLYVGEDGNYKPKVILCSDTVGFVRNLPHQLIEAFRSTLEEVAGSQLLVHCVDASSDDVLGNIEAVNKVLDDIEVGDIEQIILWNKIDRLSDDQLDKLKEIDFDYKSKNKKIKDSFFLSAITGQGVEILRDFFLKHPSL, from the coding sequence ATGAAATTTAATGCTGAAAATAAGAATAAACGTTATCATCAAAACCGTGATGTTAAACGTCTAACACAAAGTGAAACCGACTTTGATGTTATCGTCCAGAAGGCAGTGATAGTAGCTCTTGACTGGTCTGGCGTAAAAGAAGATATAGAACTTTCTTTAGATGAATTAGGATTACTTGTTGATACTGCAGGCGCGAAAGTAATATACCGCGAAACACAAAAATTAGATCATCCGAATGTTGCAACTTTTATAGGTAAAGGAAAAGCTGAAGAATTATCAAACTATATTGCAGCTAATGATATTGATGTTGCGGTATTTGATAGTGAACTTTCGCCTGCTCAACAGAGAAATCTGGAAGAGATACTCAAGGTCGATGTGGTCGATAGAGTTGGTGTAATTTTGGACATATTTGCTTTGCATGCAACTACCAAAGAAGGTATGAAGCAAGTTGAAGTCGCTCAACTTAAATATTTAATGCCACGCCTGAGAGGTAAAGGAACTTCTCTGTCTCAACAAGGTGGTGGTATCGGTACACGAGGACCGGGTGAAACAAAACTCGAAACTGACCGACGTAAGATTACTAAACGTTTAGCCAAATTAGAAGAAGATTTAAAGAAGTTAGAAAAAGTTAGATCAACTCAAAGAAAATCTAGAGAAAAGCTTCCACAAAAAAGAGTTTCAATTGTTGGATATACTAATGCTGGTAAATCTACATTATTAAACGCTCTTTCAAAGTCTGATGCGCATGTTGAAGATAGACTTTTCGCTACACTTGCACCTACTACTAGAAAACTATATGTAGGTGAAGATGGAAACTATAAGCCAAAAGTAATTTTATGTTCCGACACAGTAGGTTTTGTTAGGAATCTGCCACATCAATTGATTGAAGCTTTCAGGTCAACACTAGAGGAGGTAGCTGGTTCCCAATTGCTAGTTCATTGTGTAGATGCTTCAAGCGATGATGTACTTGGCAATATTGAAGCTGTCAATAAGGTTTTAGATGATATTGAAGTTGGAGATATAGAACAGATAATATTGTGGAATAAAATCGATCGTTTATCTGACGATCAATTGGATAAGCTCAAAGAAATAGATTTTGATTATAAAAGTAAGAATAAAAAAATTAAAGATTCATTCTTTTTATCAGCTATAACTGGTCAAGGAGTAGAAATTCTTAGAGATTTCTTTCTAAAACATCCAAGTTTATAG
- the dapF gene encoding diaminopimelate epimerase — MHIGKYEGLGNDFAITSVREIQDSGHIFNVETVIDIAKKICNRNFGIGSDDLLILDDNNSKYEGFREFVGIKDSDCVMYLINADGSIPEMSGNGIRCFAQYANEQGYGTTDSENNITVKVATLAGLKIVIFNYMESNRCMGKVDMGPAIFEPHLIPLQSNNNVIKVNVLEKERISYVTNTGIPHWVIPLDSLDELNLDGLEQLGEALRFDERFPENTNVNFVYIVNPSKIYGRTIERGVGETLACGTGITAMVASLYKEGLVNAECEVIVSGGIGRARVSDDTTFLYGPMNKIADIDFVL; from the coding sequence ATGCACATAGGTAAATACGAAGGATTAGGTAATGATTTTGCAATTACTTCGGTAAGAGAAATTCAAGATTCTGGACATATTTTTAATGTTGAAACAGTCATTGATATCGCTAAAAAAATTTGTAATAGAAATTTTGGTATTGGATCAGATGACCTTTTAATACTCGATGATAATAATTCTAAATATGAAGGTTTTAGAGAATTTGTAGGAATAAAAGATTCTGATTGTGTCATGTATCTAATTAATGCTGATGGTTCCATACCAGAAATGAGTGGAAATGGTATCCGTTGTTTTGCTCAATATGCAAATGAACAGGGATATGGAACTACTGATAGTGAAAATAATATTACAGTTAAAGTCGCTACTTTAGCTGGTCTAAAAATCGTAATATTTAATTATATGGAATCAAATAGATGCATGGGTAAAGTAGATATGGGCCCTGCTATCTTTGAACCTCATTTAATACCTTTACAAAGTAACAATAATGTTATTAAAGTTAATGTTCTTGAAAAGGAAAGAATATCATATGTTACTAATACAGGAATACCACATTGGGTTATACCATTAGACTCCCTTGATGAATTAAATCTTGATGGTTTAGAACAGTTAGGTGAAGCTCTAAGGTTCGACGAGAGGTTTCCTGAAAACACGAATGTCAATTTTGTTTATATCGTAAATCCTTCAAAAATTTATGGACGCACTATCGAACGTGGAGTGGGAGAGACCTTAGCTTGCGGAACAGGAATCACTGCAATGGTTGCGTCTCTATATAAAGAGGGGCTAGTTAATGCAGAATGCGAAGTTATAGTTAGTGGCGGTATCGGTAGAGCCAGAGTGTCGGATGACACAACGTTTTTATATGGCCCAATGAATAAAATCGCAGATATAGACTTCGTTCTATAA